Proteins found in one Corynebacterium zhongnanshanii genomic segment:
- a CDS encoding transposase translates to MSKQQREKYTPEFRREAVRLVIKSERPITRVAGGIGMSAGLLCRWVKNERERLGCDDRSLADLRAENARLLVFSIGNPEG, encoded by the coding sequence ATGAGTAAGCAACAGAGGGAGAAGTACACTCCCGAGTTTCGGCGGGAGGCGGTTCGTCTAGTCATCAAGTCTGAAAGGCCAATCACCCGGGTTGCTGGAGGGATCGGCATGTCTGCCGGGCTGCTGTGCAGATGGGTCAAAAACGAGCGAGAACGCCTGGGCTGTGATGATAGGAGTCTTGCTGATCTGCGTGCAGAAAACGCCAGGCTGCTGGTTTTCTCTATAGGAAACCCAGAGGGATAA
- a CDS encoding helix-turn-helix domain-containing protein, translating into MAEFKEIMAMRLEGKSYDAIASALGCSNRDIARMIDVINAYGITAEAFAGLSPEFFNEHFPDGRRTRKAAYVQPDYKALADKPAKNKHLTRCMLWEKYYSLPAEPGMLKYQYAQFCNGLAPYIQTHGLTEVIDHEPGEELYVD; encoded by the coding sequence ATGGCTGAATTCAAAGAGATCATGGCGATGCGGCTGGAAGGCAAAAGCTATGACGCGATTGCTTCTGCCTTGGGGTGCTCCAATCGCGATATCGCTCGCATGATCGATGTCATCAACGCCTATGGCATCACTGCTGAGGCGTTTGCGGGATTGTCTCCGGAGTTCTTTAACGAGCATTTTCCGGATGGACGCCGAACGCGGAAAGCAGCGTATGTCCAGCCGGATTATAAGGCTCTTGCGGATAAGCCGGCGAAGAACAAGCATCTGACCAGGTGCATGCTGTGGGAGAAGTATTACTCCTTGCCAGCCGAGCCAGGGATGTTGAAATACCAGTACGCCCAGTTTTGTAATGGGTTGGCGCCCTACATCCAAACCCACGGACTCACCGAAGTCATCGACCATGAACCCGGTGAGGAGCTGTATGTGGATTAG
- a CDS encoding recombinase family protein — translation MDRLARSPSDLHSIVDDLTARGVSVKLLKEGQIYSKDSTPVAKLMLGLLGSAAEFERFIIRER, via the coding sequence ATGGATCGCCTCGCCCGCTCGCCGTCCGATCTGCATTCCATCGTTGATGACCTCACTGCACGCGGTGTCTCGGTGAAGCTTCTCAAAGAGGGGCAGATCTACTCGAAGGATTCGACACCTGTAGCCAAGCTCATGCTCGGTTTGCTTGGCTCAGCGGCCGAGTTTGAGCGTTTCATTATTCGCGAGCGCTAG
- a CDS encoding helix-turn-helix domain-containing protein: MPKTKVAERLGVGRMTLYEYIKFGNP, encoded by the coding sequence ATGCCGAAGACAAAAGTGGCTGAACGTCTCGGGGTGGGGCGTATGACATTGTATGAATACATTAAGTTTGGCAATCCTTGA
- a CDS encoding helix-turn-helix transcriptional regulator, whose amino-acid sequence MPPRTSSPPLTCLECDTELYYAGLGRRPRYCSQTCRSRACEIRRAAREGKVATKVVERIIEVDAPLDAETVTQWLNGHPHRLSAVIQRLDWSTEQLDGLRCGLRDATHGGTDLSPGCLSRLLDAKAASSELHMPKITNREQIVLSLICEGKTNVEIGESMRLAEVTIRKIISQLFLRFSAKNRVDLAIKYLSIKHSY is encoded by the coding sequence ATGCCTCCACGTACTAGTAGCCCGCCCTTAACATGTCTCGAATGCGACACGGAACTGTACTACGCAGGACTCGGTCGCCGCCCCCGGTATTGTAGCCAAACCTGTCGGAGCAGAGCATGCGAAATCCGCCGCGCTGCCAGGGAGGGCAAGGTCGCCACGAAGGTTGTCGAACGCATCATTGAAGTCGATGCCCCGCTTGATGCTGAGACAGTGACACAGTGGCTCAACGGGCACCCGCACCGTCTCTCGGCAGTAATCCAACGCCTCGACTGGAGCACAGAACAACTAGACGGATTACGCTGCGGTCTACGCGATGCCACGCACGGAGGAACAGATCTCTCTCCCGGCTGCCTCAGCCGACTTCTTGACGCTAAGGCCGCTAGTAGTGAGCTTCATATGCCAAAAATCACTAATCGTGAGCAGATTGTCTTATCCCTGATCTGCGAGGGTAAAACAAATGTAGAAATTGGCGAATCAATGCGACTAGCAGAGGTCACCATCAGGAAAATAATCTCGCAACTCTTTCTTCGCTTCTCCGCGAAGAACCGTGTAGACCTCGCCATCAAATACCTCTCGATCAAACACTCATATTAA
- a CDS encoding decaprenylphospho-beta-D-erythro-pentofuranosid-2-ulose 2-reductase, translating into MIDAVGKAQSIVLLGGASDMGLAVVEEFLSRGPARVVLAARAEESLDDAEARVRAAGASDVKRVEFDAVDFDSHPAVFEKIFADGDIDIAIVAFGILGDNEAQWTNQKLAVQAAQVNFTGAVSAGVLLADYMKKQGHGQIIAFSTVAGEMVRRSNFVYGSTKAGLDGFYRMLNEALRGSGVKVLTVRPGQVRTNMTKDLDDAPLTVDKEDVAKAIAKAVDNNKSLIWVHPLFRPIMMILKHLPLPIIRKLPL; encoded by the coding sequence ATGATTGATGCTGTAGGAAAAGCGCAGTCTATTGTTCTGCTGGGTGGTGCATCGGACATGGGTTTGGCGGTCGTCGAGGAATTCTTGTCCCGCGGCCCCGCTCGCGTTGTCCTTGCGGCGCGTGCTGAAGAATCTTTGGACGACGCCGAAGCGCGCGTTCGCGCAGCCGGTGCCAGCGACGTGAAGCGTGTGGAGTTTGACGCTGTGGACTTCGATTCTCACCCGGCTGTCTTTGAGAAGATTTTTGCTGACGGTGACATCGACATCGCGATCGTGGCTTTCGGAATCCTGGGCGACAACGAGGCACAGTGGACGAACCAGAAGCTTGCCGTTCAGGCAGCTCAGGTGAACTTCACGGGCGCTGTGTCTGCGGGCGTGCTGCTGGCGGATTACATGAAAAAGCAGGGACACGGCCAAATCATTGCCTTCTCCACGGTGGCTGGTGAGATGGTGCGCCGATCCAACTTTGTGTACGGCTCCACGAAGGCCGGCTTGGATGGTTTCTACCGGATGCTCAACGAGGCTCTGCGCGGTTCTGGTGTGAAGGTTCTGACGGTTCGTCCTGGCCAGGTTCGTACCAATATGACGAAGGATCTGGACGATGCTCCGTTGACTGTGGATAAGGAAGACGTGGCGAAGGCTATCGCCAAGGCTGTAGATAACAACAAGTCCTTGATTTGGGTGCATCCGCTGTTCCGCCCGATCATGATGATCTTGAAGCACTTGCCGTTGCCGATTATTCGGAAGCTTCCTTTGTAG
- a CDS encoding FAD-binding oxidoreductase, which yields MTLHTSTKTLTGWGRTQPSTAEVLSTPDIEVISQAVAQVADDNADKPSHLQRGVIARGMGRSYGDPALNAGGLVIDMQQLNHIHSIDPDSAIVDVDAGVTLDQLMKAALPYGLWVPVLPGTRQVTIGGAIGPDIHGKNHHSAGSFGNHVISMELLVADGRVLHLEPEGSADDPDGELFWATVGGMGLTGIILRARIKMTKTETAYFIADGDLTQNLDETIEFHSDGSEHNFTYSSAWFDAISPEPKLGRAAISRGSLATLEQLKELAPKLAKEPLKFNAPQLLTVPDIFPNFTMNKLSMIAIGELWWLKSGTYRNKVQNLTQFYQPLDLIGEWNRGYGSKGFLQYQFVVPTDAVEPFKQIIKDIQKSGHYSALNVFKLFGEGNRAPLSYPMPGWNVCVDFPIKPGLGAFLDDLDRRVMEFGGRLYLAKESRTSAENFHQMYPGLPGWLKTRRDIDPTGVFASDMSRRLEL from the coding sequence ATGACTTTGCATACCAGCACGAAGACTCTGACCGGTTGGGGCCGAACGCAGCCATCCACCGCAGAGGTTTTGTCCACTCCCGATATTGAGGTCATCTCCCAGGCAGTTGCCCAGGTCGCAGATGACAATGCGGATAAGCCGTCCCATTTACAGCGCGGCGTGATTGCCCGCGGCATGGGCCGTTCTTATGGCGATCCTGCGCTGAATGCCGGCGGCTTGGTGATCGACATGCAGCAGCTGAATCATATTCATTCCATTGACCCGGATTCGGCCATTGTTGATGTGGATGCCGGTGTGACGTTGGATCAATTGATGAAGGCTGCCCTGCCTTATGGTCTATGGGTTCCTGTGTTGCCGGGCACCCGTCAGGTCACAATTGGTGGCGCAATTGGTCCAGATATTCACGGCAAAAATCACCACTCTGCGGGTTCCTTCGGCAACCATGTGATCTCCATGGAACTGCTGGTGGCCGACGGCCGCGTCCTGCACCTGGAGCCGGAAGGTTCTGCAGATGACCCAGATGGCGAGCTGTTCTGGGCAACCGTGGGCGGCATGGGCCTCACCGGCATTATCCTCCGCGCCCGGATCAAGATGACGAAAACGGAAACGGCATATTTCATTGCCGATGGCGATCTGACCCAGAATCTTGACGAGACGATCGAATTCCATTCCGATGGCTCGGAGCATAATTTCACCTATTCCTCCGCCTGGTTCGACGCCATTTCTCCCGAGCCAAAGCTCGGCCGCGCAGCAATTTCCCGTGGTTCTTTGGCCACGCTGGAACAGCTGAAGGAATTGGCTCCGAAACTGGCGAAGGAGCCTCTGAAGTTTAATGCTCCCCAGCTGTTGACCGTGCCAGATATTTTCCCGAACTTCACCATGAATAAGCTGTCGATGATCGCCATCGGTGAGCTGTGGTGGCTGAAGTCCGGAACGTACCGCAATAAGGTGCAGAACCTCACGCAGTTCTACCAGCCGTTGGACCTGATTGGTGAGTGGAACCGCGGCTACGGCTCGAAGGGATTCTTGCAGTACCAGTTTGTTGTTCCCACGGACGCCGTGGAGCCGTTCAAGCAGATCATCAAGGATATTCAGAAGTCCGGCCACTACTCTGCGTTGAATGTGTTCAAGCTTTTCGGTGAGGGTAACCGTGCGCCATTGTCCTACCCAATGCCGGGCTGGAATGTGTGCGTGGACTTCCCGATTAAGCCGGGCTTAGGCGCATTCTTGGATGATTTGGATCGCCGCGTCATGGAATTTGGTGGCCGTTTGTATTTGGCCAAGGAATCCCGCACGTCCGCGGAAAACTTCCACCAGATGTACCCAGGTTTGCCCGGCTGGTTGAAGACCCGCCGCGATATTGACCCCACGGGCGTATTCGCGTCCGATATGTCCCGCCGTCTCGAGCTATAA
- a CDS encoding alanine/glycine:cation symporter family protein, giving the protein MQDIFSTVIGAINSSLWTWVLPWVLIAAGVFFGIRTVVVQLRMVPDMFKAVTERPDGGSSGADEDAEYGGISAFKAFTISAASRVGTGNVAGVAVAISVGGPGAVFWMWIIAILGGATSFVESTLAQLWKVRDGGAYRGGPAYYMSRGLGWKPFAAVFSVAIAITFGWFYNAFQTNAISESLATSFGQEGETFKILVGVAVVLVSGIIIVGGVQRIAKMTQLIVPFMAVAYLLVGIIVVVLNIGEVPGMIADIVGSALGFREVAGATVGAALMKGIQRGLFSNEAGEGSAPNAAATATVSHPVKQGLVQTLGVYFDTLVVCSITAFIILLGADLHTFGSDEIEGVALTQSALADTVGSWGTHFITFILFFLAFSSILGNYYLAESNVEYLSEKKSVLWGYRLVVLAFVFYGAVAPLGTVFDLADTGAAVMVLLNVCAIVPLSGIAIKLLKNYNEQRRTGVDPVFHRDMLPEAKNVECWDGSDPVTRRSEEDRRQLAHRHSTGDRKSLREY; this is encoded by the coding sequence ATGCAAGACATCTTCAGCACCGTGATCGGTGCCATTAACTCTTCTTTGTGGACGTGGGTTCTGCCCTGGGTACTCATCGCCGCAGGTGTATTCTTTGGTATCCGCACGGTCGTGGTGCAGCTGCGCATGGTGCCGGATATGTTCAAGGCCGTGACCGAACGCCCGGACGGCGGTAGCTCCGGGGCGGATGAAGACGCCGAATATGGCGGCATTTCCGCCTTCAAAGCCTTCACTATTTCCGCGGCCTCCCGTGTGGGAACCGGAAACGTCGCCGGCGTGGCTGTGGCTATTTCCGTGGGTGGCCCCGGCGCCGTGTTCTGGATGTGGATTATCGCCATCCTGGGTGGCGCGACGTCCTTCGTGGAGTCCACGCTGGCTCAGCTGTGGAAGGTTCGCGATGGTGGTGCCTACCGTGGTGGGCCTGCGTACTACATGTCTCGCGGCCTGGGATGGAAGCCTTTCGCGGCGGTCTTTTCCGTGGCTATTGCCATTACCTTCGGATGGTTCTACAACGCTTTCCAAACCAACGCGATCTCTGAGTCCTTGGCTACGTCTTTTGGCCAGGAGGGTGAGACGTTCAAGATTCTGGTTGGCGTGGCCGTGGTGCTGGTCTCCGGAATTATCATCGTGGGTGGCGTGCAGCGTATTGCAAAGATGACTCAGCTGATTGTCCCGTTTATGGCGGTGGCGTATTTGCTGGTGGGCATCATTGTGGTTGTCCTGAATATCGGCGAAGTGCCTGGGATGATTGCGGATATTGTTGGCTCTGCTCTGGGCTTCCGTGAGGTTGCCGGCGCTACCGTGGGTGCTGCGTTGATGAAGGGTATCCAGCGTGGTCTGTTTTCTAACGAGGCTGGTGAGGGTTCCGCTCCGAACGCCGCGGCGACCGCTACTGTGTCTCACCCTGTGAAGCAGGGTCTTGTTCAGACGCTGGGCGTGTATTTCGACACCCTGGTTGTGTGTTCGATTACCGCCTTCATTATTTTGCTGGGCGCTGATCTGCATACGTTCGGTTCGGATGAGATTGAAGGTGTGGCGTTGACGCAGTCGGCGTTGGCGGACACTGTGGGAAGTTGGGGTACCCACTTCATTACCTTTATTTTGTTCTTCCTGGCGTTTTCTTCGATTCTTGGTAATTACTACTTGGCCGAGTCCAATGTGGAATACTTGTCCGAGAAGAAGAGCGTGTTGTGGGGTTACCGCTTGGTTGTTCTTGCCTTTGTTTTCTACGGTGCTGTGGCGCCGTTGGGCACCGTGTTTGACTTGGCGGATACCGGTGCGGCGGTGATGGTGTTGCTGAACGTGTGCGCTATCGTGCCGTTGTCTGGCATTGCCATCAAGCTGTTGAAGAACTACAACGAGCAGCGACGTACCGGCGTGGATCCTGTGTTCCATCGTGACATGCTGCCGGAGGCGAAGAACGTGGAGTGCTGGGATGGATCTGATCCTGTTACTCGCCGTAGTGAAGAAGATCGACGCCAGCTTGCGCATCGTCATAGCACTGGCGACCGAAAGAGCTTGCGCGAGTATTAA
- a CDS encoding N-acetylglucosamine-6-phosphate deacetylase — MSTTSASVDPVMIACVVDGTWAIWQVETDPDVQVGDFSGAWIIGQDGIQGFAADADWIEGRDDPLTMLKTVIRYPVLPVNAATRSALESAGFKDEEIIDWAAVQDNAHQWFDRARKDFSEEFPDKKQPSWGAPPEWEEAEVAPIPGLEGNAGAAARSALAFARALRGWIREWNAFDKVRVRRLGATMTLYSELSGLPFEAPVS, encoded by the coding sequence ATGTCGACCACGTCTGCGTCTGTAGATCCTGTGATGATTGCCTGCGTGGTGGATGGGACCTGGGCGATCTGGCAGGTAGAGACTGACCCGGATGTTCAGGTGGGCGACTTCAGCGGCGCGTGGATTATCGGGCAGGATGGCATCCAGGGTTTTGCGGCGGATGCAGACTGGATTGAGGGGCGCGATGACCCGCTTACGATGCTGAAGACGGTCATCCGCTACCCGGTGTTGCCTGTGAATGCTGCCACGCGCTCGGCACTGGAATCTGCTGGGTTTAAGGACGAGGAGATCATTGACTGGGCTGCGGTTCAGGACAATGCGCACCAGTGGTTTGACCGTGCTAGGAAGGACTTTTCTGAGGAGTTTCCGGACAAGAAGCAACCTTCGTGGGGTGCACCTCCAGAGTGGGAAGAGGCAGAGGTTGCGCCCATCCCAGGGCTCGAGGGTAACGCCGGTGCGGCAGCACGCAGTGCTCTGGCGTTTGCCAGAGCACTGCGTGGGTGGATTCGGGAGTGGAATGCTTTCGATAAGGTCCGCGTGCGCCGCTTGGGCGCCACGATGACTCTCTATTCTGAGCTTTCAGGCCTCCCGTTTGAGGCGCCGGTTTCTTGA
- a CDS encoding GtrA family protein produces the protein MTSIEQTAHQVVVGRKRRIFRQFIQFGVVGASGFVVNQAVFVLAKKLTESGWDIHVEDPFMNLLGSEFHMRWYHVFSIVAFLVANIWNFCLNRFWTFKGEHKNAWWKQLPLFMAVGVFGLIITLMVQTALVNPESPIALPSDIFDNSTGLRTKSYWGNCIGVIVAVPANFVFNKLWTFRNVKAKPGTVKAVKRVAPRTAQGDS, from the coding sequence ATGACCAGCATTGAGCAGACCGCCCATCAGGTAGTGGTGGGGCGTAAGCGGCGCATCTTCCGTCAGTTCATACAGTTTGGCGTAGTGGGAGCGTCTGGCTTTGTGGTGAACCAGGCTGTGTTCGTGTTGGCGAAGAAGCTCACGGAATCTGGGTGGGATATTCATGTGGAAGACCCGTTCATGAATCTCCTGGGCAGTGAGTTTCATATGCGCTGGTATCACGTGTTTTCTATCGTGGCTTTTCTTGTAGCGAATATCTGGAACTTCTGTTTGAACCGTTTTTGGACCTTCAAAGGTGAGCACAAGAATGCTTGGTGGAAGCAGCTTCCTCTCTTCATGGCTGTAGGCGTGTTTGGGTTGATCATCACCCTTATGGTTCAGACTGCTCTGGTGAATCCCGAATCGCCGATTGCGTTGCCGAGTGACATTTTTGATAATTCCACTGGGCTGCGCACTAAGTCCTACTGGGGTAACTGCATCGGTGTGATTGTTGCCGTGCCTGCGAACTTTGTGTTCAACAAATTGTGGACGTTCCGGAACGTGAAGGCCAAGCCTGGCACGGTCAAGGCTGTGAAGCGCGTGGCGCCGCGTACCGCACAGGGCGATAGCTAG
- a CDS encoding GtrA family protein, which yields MGGKNMDKKLVALLDSQLVKFVLVGGFSAIVDFGSTAFFTFVCGFSDGVAKALGFVLGTLTAYFINRRWTFQAEASTKRFIITMITYLVTFVVQWGLYKISIPWLEGFDLNAFWVRLISFVIAQGTATVLNFLIQKFVIFKK from the coding sequence GTGGGAGGCAAGAACATGGATAAAAAGCTGGTTGCCCTGCTTGATTCACAACTGGTGAAGTTTGTACTGGTGGGTGGTTTTTCTGCCATCGTAGACTTTGGCTCTACGGCGTTTTTCACATTTGTGTGCGGCTTCAGCGATGGTGTGGCCAAGGCGCTGGGCTTTGTATTGGGGACGCTTACGGCTTACTTCATTAACCGGCGATGGACGTTCCAGGCGGAGGCATCCACTAAGCGGTTCATCATCACGATGATCACCTATCTGGTGACCTTCGTGGTGCAGTGGGGCCTGTACAAGATCAGCATTCCGTGGTTGGAAGGCTTCGATCTGAACGCGTTTTGGGTGCGTTTGATTTCCTTTGTGATTGCTCAGGGAACCGCGACGGTTCTGAACTTCCTGATCCAGAAGTTCGTGATCTTCAAAAAGTAG